From the Priestia koreensis genome, one window contains:
- a CDS encoding DUF2529 domain-containing protein, protein MLKIFTTQLSGYFKRIEEKEEFNIEDAARLLSQAIVGDGNVYVYGAREMKSVMFEALESEEPLQGAKPLLTMENLDNVTPADRVLLVSRFSDDQESIIIAKKLAEKSIPLVGMSALRASEDETLDQVVDVHIDTKLTKPLIPDDEGNRYGFPAVMTSLYAYYAVSLTIKEIISEYE, encoded by the coding sequence ATGCTTAAAATATTTACAACTCAACTCAGCGGGTATTTTAAACGCATTGAGGAAAAAGAGGAATTTAATATAGAAGATGCTGCTCGCCTTTTATCTCAAGCCATCGTAGGTGACGGAAATGTGTATGTATACGGGGCAAGAGAAATGAAAAGCGTTATGTTTGAAGCACTTGAAAGCGAGGAGCCTCTGCAAGGAGCTAAACCGCTCTTAACAATGGAAAACCTAGACAACGTTACACCGGCAGATCGCGTTCTGCTCGTTTCGCGTTTTTCGGATGATCAGGAGTCCATCATTATTGCAAAAAAACTAGCAGAAAAATCAATCCCTCTGGTTGGCATGTCAGCGCTCAGAGCTTCTGAGGATGAAACACTTGATCAAGTCGTAGATGTGCATATTGATACAAAATTGACGAAGCCACTCATCCCTGACGACGAAGGAAATCGCTACGGTTTCCCTGCAGTGATGACAAGCTTGTATGCGTATTATGCCGTTTCTCTAACAATAAAAGAAATTATAAGTGAATATGAATAA
- a CDS encoding CTP synthase — MTKYIFVTGGVVSSLGKGITAASLGRLLKNRGLSVTIQKFDPYINVDPGTMSPYQHGEVFVTDDGAETDLDLGHYERFIDINLGKHSNVTTGKIYSTVLQKERRGDYLGGTVQVIPHITNEIKERVFRAGKETNADVVITEIGGTVGDIESLPFLEAIRQIKSDIGRDNVMYIHCTLIPYLKAAGEMKTKPTQHSVKELRSLGIQPNVIVVRTEMPISQDMKDKIALFCDIDTKAVIEASDAETLYEVPLMLQEQKLDQITCEHLKLPFNPADMDEWNELVHKVKNLSKTTTIALVGKYVELQDAYISVVEALRHAGYSFDADVKVKWVNSEHVTPENVKELVGDVDGILVPGGFGDRGIEGKIVATQYARENKVPFLGICLGMQLATVEFARNVLGLEGAHSAEIAPDTKYPIIDLLPEQKDVEDLGGTLRLGLYPSKLTEGTLAYEAYQDEVVYERHRHRYEFNNEYRQAMEKQGFIFSGTSPDGRLVEIIELADHPWFLASQFHPEFTSRPTRPQPLFKEFVRASIELGSEK, encoded by the coding sequence ATGACAAAGTATATCTTTGTAACAGGAGGCGTTGTCTCTTCTTTAGGGAAGGGTATTACAGCAGCTTCACTAGGACGTTTATTAAAAAACCGTGGGTTGAGCGTCACAATTCAAAAATTTGATCCATATATCAACGTAGACCCAGGAACAATGAGTCCATACCAACATGGTGAGGTTTTCGTAACAGATGATGGTGCTGAAACGGACTTAGACTTAGGTCACTACGAGCGCTTTATCGATATTAACTTAGGTAAGCATAGTAATGTCACAACAGGTAAAATCTATTCAACAGTTCTTCAAAAAGAGCGCCGCGGCGACTACTTAGGTGGAACAGTTCAGGTTATCCCACACATTACAAATGAAATCAAAGAGCGCGTTTTCCGTGCAGGAAAAGAAACAAACGCTGACGTTGTTATCACAGAAATCGGTGGAACAGTTGGTGACATCGAATCACTACCATTCTTAGAGGCAATTCGCCAAATTAAGAGTGATATCGGTCGCGATAACGTAATGTATATCCACTGTACATTAATTCCTTACCTAAAAGCAGCAGGCGAAATGAAAACAAAACCGACTCAGCATAGCGTAAAAGAGCTTCGTAGTTTAGGAATTCAGCCAAACGTAATCGTTGTTCGTACTGAAATGCCGATTTCTCAAGACATGAAAGACAAAATCGCGCTATTCTGTGACATCGATACAAAAGCTGTAATTGAAGCGTCAGATGCTGAAACGTTATATGAAGTTCCATTAATGCTTCAAGAGCAAAAGCTTGATCAAATTACATGTGAACACTTGAAATTACCGTTCAATCCAGCTGATATGGATGAGTGGAATGAGCTTGTTCACAAAGTGAAAAACCTATCAAAAACAACAACAATTGCGCTAGTAGGGAAATACGTAGAGCTACAAGATGCTTACATCTCTGTTGTAGAAGCTCTTCGTCATGCTGGTTACTCATTCGATGCAGACGTAAAAGTGAAATGGGTAAACTCTGAGCATGTAACGCCTGAAAACGTAAAAGAACTAGTTGGAGACGTTGATGGTATTTTAGTTCCAGGTGGATTCGGTGATCGCGGAATCGAAGGTAAAATCGTTGCGACTCAATATGCACGTGAAAACAAGGTTCCATTCTTAGGTATTTGCCTAGGTATGCAATTAGCAACAGTTGAATTTGCGCGTAACGTACTTGGCCTAGAAGGTGCTCACTCTGCTGAGATTGCACCAGATACAAAATATCCAATTATCGACTTACTACCAGAACAAAAAGACGTAGAAGACCTAGGCGGAACACTTCGTCTTGGACTATATCCTTCTAAGCTAACAGAAGGTACATTGGCTTACGAAGCATATCAAGATGAAGTTGTATACGAGCGTCATCGTCATCGCTATGAGTTCAACAATGAGTATCGTCAAGCGATGGAAAAACAAGGGTTTATTTTCTCAGGAACAAGTCCAGATGGACGTCTTGTGGAAATCATTGAGTTAGCAGATCATCCTTGGTTCTTAGCTTCTCAATTCCACCCAGAATTTACGTCTCGCCCAACACGTCCACAGCCTCTATTCAAAGAGTTTGTTCGTGCTTCCATCGAGCTAGGTTCAGAAAAATAA